The following coding sequences lie in one Lolium perenne isolate Kyuss_39 chromosome 2, Kyuss_2.0, whole genome shotgun sequence genomic window:
- the LOC127335686 gene encoding ABC transporter G family member 11 has translation MRGGRGEETPRRTAAGQAMQELQANGAAATATSASGAMVVGLSPLSETLWRDSKSLPGGGAAALIGEVSARLTWKDLSVTVALGPGKTQTVLDELTGFAEPGSLTALMGPSGSGKSTLLDALAGRLAANAFLSGSVLLNGRKAKLSFGAAAYVTQDDNLIGTLTVRETIGYSALLRLPDKMPREDKRALVEGTIIEMGLQDCADTVVGNWHLRGVSGGEKRRVSIALELLMRPRLLFLDEPTSGLDSSSAFFVTQTLRGLARDGRTVIASIHQPSSEVFELFDMLFLLSGGKNVYFGQASQACEFFAEAGFPCPPLRNPSDHFLRCVNSDFDKVKATLKGSMKARVERSDDPLDKITTSEAIRKLVSSFSRSQYYYAAREKVNDIARIKGTVLDSSGSQASFLMQACTLTRRSFINMSRDFGYYWLRLLIYLLVTVCIGTIYLDVGTKYTSILARAACAAFVFGFVTFMSIGGFPSFVEEMKVFQRERLNGHYGVLAFVIANTLSAMPFLILICFMSGTVCYFMVRLHPGFSHYIFFVLNLYASVTVVESLMMAIASVIPNFLMGIIIGAGIQGIFMLVSGYFRLPYDIPKVFWRYPMQYISFHYWALQGQCQNDMDGLLFDNQYPDQPKIPGEFILKYIFEINVKRSKWIDLSVIFSMIFIYRMLFFAMIKVNEDVTPWIRGYIARKRLQKKVPAIGKTPSLRGYVVDPELGPNEG, from the exons atgagaggaggaaggggagaggagacgccgcggcggacggcggcggggCAGGCGATGCAGGAGCTGCAGGCGAACGGggcagcggcgacggcgacgtCGGCGAGCGGCGCGATGGTGGTGGGTCTGAGCCCGCTGAGCGAGACGCTGTGGCGGGACAGCAAGTCGCTgccgggcggcggcgcggcggcgctgaTCGGCGAGGTGTCGGCGCGGCTGACGTGGAAGGACCTGTCGGTGACGGTGGCGCTGGGCCCCGGGAAGACGCAGACGGTGCTGGACGAGCTGACGGGGTTCGCGGAGCCCGGGTCGCTGACGGCGCTGATGGGCCCGTCGGGGTCCGGCAAGTCGACGCTCCTGGACGCCCTCGCGGGCCGCCTCGCCGCCAACGCCTTCCTCTCCGGCAGCGTCCTCCTCAACGGGCGCAAGGCCAAGCTCTCCTTCGGCGCCGCG GCGTACGTGACGCAGGACGACAACCTGATCGGGACGCTGACGGTGCGGGAGACGATCGGCTACTCGGCGCTGCTGCGGCTGCCGGACAAGATGCCCCGCGAGGACAAGCGCGCGCTGGTGGAGGGCACCATCATCGAGATGGGGCTCCAGGACTGCGCCGACACCGTCGTCGGCAACTGGCACCTCCGCGGCGTCAGCGGCGGCGAGAAGCGCCGGGTCAGCATCGCGCTCGAGCTCCTCATGCGGCCACGCCTCCTCTTCCTCGACGAGCCCACCAGCGGCCTCGACAG CTCTTCGGCCTTCTTCGTGACGCAGACGCTGAGGGGCCTGGCCAGGGACGGCAGGACAGTGATTGCGTCCATCCACCAGCCCAGCAGCGAGGTATTCGAGCTCTTCGACATGCTCTTCCTCCTCTCCGGGGGCAAAAACGTCTACTTCGGCCAGGCCTCCCAAGCATGTGAG TTCTTTGCTGAAGCTGGCTTCCCGTGCCCACCTCTGAGAAATCCGTCCGATCACTTCCTGAGGTGCGTTAACTCAGACTTCGACAAGGTCAAGGCCACCCTGAAAGGATCGATGAAAGCAAGG GTCGAAAGGTCTGATGATCCCCTAGACAAGATAACCACATCAGAGGCCATCAGAAAGCTGGTGTCTTCCTTCAGCAGGTCACAGTACTACTACGCAGCAAGGGAGAAAGTTAATGACATTGCGAGAATT AAAGGAACGGTGCTGGATTCAAGCGGCAGCCAGGCCAGCTTCTTGATGCAGGCTTGTACCCTTACCAGGCGCTCATTCATCAACATGTCACGGGACTTTGGGTATTACTGGCTCAGGCTCTTGATTTATCTCCTTGTCACCGTCTGCATTGGCACAATCTACCTGGATGTCGGCACCAAATACACATCCATCCTG GCCAGGGCAGCATGTGCTGCATTTGTCTTTGGATTCGTCACCTTCATGTCCATCGGAGGATTCCCTTCATTCGTGGAAGAAATGAAG GTTTTCCAGCGGGAGCGGCTAAATGGGCACTATGGTGTTTTGGCATTTGTTATTGCCAACACCCTCTCGGCCATGCCATTCCTGATCCTGATATGTTTCATGTCGGGAACAGTATGTTACTTCATGGTGCGCCTTCATCCTGGTTTCTCACACTACATCTTCTTCGTCTTGAACCTCTACGCCAGTGTCACCGTGGTTGAGAGCTTGATGATGGCCATTGCAAGTGTCATACCCAATTTCCTCATGGGCATCATCATAGGAGCTGGAATTCAG GGTATATTTATGCTTGTATCTGGATACTTCAGACTTCCATATGACATCCCTAAGGTTTTCTGGAGATACCCCATGCAGTATATTAGCTTCCACTACTGGGCACTACAG GGCCAATGCCAGAATGACATGGATGGTCTCCTATTCGACAACCAATACCCAGACCAACCGAAGATCCCTGGGGAGTTCATACTGAAGTACATCTTTGAGATTAACGTGAAGCGGTCAAAGTGGATCGATCTATCAGTCATTTTCAGCATGATCTTCATCTACCGCATGCTGTTCTTCGCCATGATCAAGGTAAATGAGGATGTGACGCCATGGATTCGCGGTTACATCGCGAGGAAAAGGCTTCAGAAAAAGGTGCCTGCCATCGGCAAGACACCATCTCTAAGAGGCTATGTTGTGGATCCAGAGCTTGGTCCTAACGAAGGCTAG